In Cryptomeria japonica chromosome 10, Sugi_1.0, whole genome shotgun sequence, a genomic segment contains:
- the LOC131859137 gene encoding uncharacterized protein LOC131859137: MVWELCTSKQKKKEDPKTVQVISQLADLMLGSLAMPKYSDPGSLFIKVSIGKTTIPNTLVDLGATINVMTNETKEKLALKGLRPTPTVLQMADRSLVRLEGVIEDVVLSIDSWDYPTDFMILQPKVKLGGWVSPLVVVPKKNGKWHICVDYRALNKATKKDHFPLPFIDQVLDTLAGKRFFSFLDGFNGYNKIHIALEDHDKTTFMCPWGTFAYNVLPFGLCNAPATFQRAVLSIFADLINDCVEVYMDDFTVHGNTFIEAKDNLEKVDPKKIQIIQDLPTPSTQKDVRSFLGHAAKDVVFSWTPECQEAFETIKTKLVTTPVLRGPNWELPFHIHTDASDASMGAVLGQKEDNLFYSIYYINKNFTREEINYTVTEKEFLAVVYAINKFRHYIIGYKVFVHTYHSAIRFLMNKPMVTGRVIRWLLLLQEFDVTILDKPGRENVVADFLSRLQ; encoded by the exons ATGGTTTGGGAGTTGTGTACCagcaagcaaaagaagaaagaggatccaaAGACTGTTCAAGTTATCAGCCAACTAGCCGACTTGATGCTCGGGAGTTTGGCCATGCCCAAATATTCAGATCCAGGTAGTCTATTTATCAAGGTAAGTATTGGTAAGACTACTATTCCTAACACACTAGTAGATTTAGGTGCTACAATTAATGTAATGACAAATGAGACTAAAGAAAAATTGGCACTTAAAGGATTGAGACCTACACCAACAGTTCTTCAAATGGCTGATCGCTCATTAGTCAGACTGGAAGGGGTAATTGAGGATGTAGTACTTTCTATTGATTCATGGGATTATCCTACTGATTTTATGATTTTGCAGCCAAAAGTTAAGTTGGGGGG GTGGGTATCTCCCTTAGTTGTGGTTCCCAAAAAGAATGGTAAGTGGCATatttgtgttgattatagagcattAAATAAAGCAACtaaaaaggatcattttccattaccattcaTTGATCAAGTGTTGGACACTCTTGCAGGAAAGCGATTCTTTTCTTTCTTGGATGGATTCAACGGATACAATAAGATTCACATAGCACTAGAGGATCATGACAAGACTACTTTCATGTGTCCGTGGGGTACCTTTGCTTACAATGTTCTTCCTTTTGGTTTATGcaatgctccagctacttttcaaagggcagtatTAAGTATTTTCGCTGATTTAATTAATGATTGTGTTGAGgtatatatggatgattttactgtACATGGCAATACTTTTATAGAAGCTAAGGATAATCTGGAAAAG GTTGATCCTAAAAAGATCCAGATAATACAAGACTTACCAACACCATCTACCCAAaaggatgttagaagtttccttggtcatgcag CTAAAGATGTTGTCTTTTCCTGGACCCCTGAGTGTCAAGAAGCCTTTGAGACTATCAAAACTAAACTTGTTACTACACCAGTTCTTAGAGGTCCAAATTGGGAGTTACCTTTTCATATCCACACTGATGCTTCAGATGCTTCTATGGGAGCTGTTCTTGGACAAAAGGAAGATaatcttttctattctatttattacatcaacaagaACTTCACTAGAGAAGAGATAAACTATACGGTAACTGAAAAGGAGTTTTTGGCCGTTGTTTATGCTATTAATAAATTTCGGCATTATATTATTGGTTATAAAGTATTTGTTCATACATACCACTCTGCAATTCGTTTCTTAATGAATAAACCTATGGTAACTGGACGTGTTATTAGATGGTTGCTTCTCTTACAAGAATTTGATGTTACTATACTTGATAAGCCTGGTCGAGAAAATGTGGTTGCAGACTTTTTGTCTAGGTTGCAGTAG